ACTGTACGTCCGCGACAAGAACGACGTTCCGATCACTTTGCGCGACGAGGTGATGGAGTACCTGAATGAGGTCGGTTGGAAGCCAAGGAAGGGTATCGCCGAACCCTCGCTGGGAGAGAACGTGCGGGGTTAAGCCCGTTGTCGCTACCGAAGGATCCCACGCTGATTTACACGGACAAGGCCAAGGTAGCCCGAGCTCCGGTGCTCAAGATGGTGTTCCGTCGCGCTAACGATCCGCTGATGATCGTCGGCCCGAAGGCTGTGGAGGACGAGGAGTGGCGGGAACTCCTGGTGAAGCTGCGTGAGGAGTTCAGGATGAGCGCCGTCTGCACTGCCCCGTACGAGGGCAGTGACCTGGGTCGCAAGATGGGTATTGTCGAGGTGGCGGCCTTGCTCCAATGGGACGCTCCAATACTCGGAGTTCACCCAGATCTCGTCGTGTTCACTGGGTCCCGTACCGACGTAACCGACCGAGTACTCCAGGGACTCCGTCACGCGCGACCTGACCTGGTGAAAGTGTCGTTGAATCCCGAGTACTGCCCCAGCGCGGACTACTCGTTGCCTACAATGAAAAGGGAGCAGTTCCTCCAAGAGCTGAGCTCTTTGGCGGGTGTTTAATCATAGTAAGGGCGTGGTCAGGTTGGACGTGAAATGGGAGGACGTTGAAGTCGAAATAGGGGAGCTGGTGGTTGAGTGGGGCTCCGAAAGTGAGGTGGAGGGACCGACTCGCCGCGAGTTGCTTCCGTGGGACAGGACGTTGACGTCGGTCTACGATTTGACCGTGGTCCCAGGTGATTCGGAAGAGAAACGGCGAGAAGTAGCTCGCACGGTGGTAACGCTATGTTGCGAGGGTACGGCGGGGCTAATCTCCACGGCCCGACTCGCGGTAGAACTGCTGCGTCAAACTGGAGAGCCCTTGGATCCCGGGTTCGGTGCGGAGACGCCGCTCCCTCTATACGAGACGCTGCTCGGGAGTCCTCCCGAGTGCACAGATGACCTCGAAGTCGGACTGTCCTACGCGGGGTTGGAGCTGGCTTCCTCGGTCTCGGAGCTCCTGCGGTCGCACTCCATAGAAGGTTACGAGTCCGTGGCTATGCACGCCGGCGCGATCGGTCTCCTCGCGATGGAAATAGCCGATGCGGCCCTCTCCACGCTGATGAAGGTCCCGGAATCGGAGGGAGTGTTCGAGATCGGGACGGATGATCTACCGGAACGTCCTACGGTGTTGTTGGTCGGTCATCTACCGCTCCTGGGCCATATCATCAACGAAGAGTTAGGAACGCTCGCGAGACAGGTGGGGATCGTCGGATTAACACACACCGCGTGGCCCAACTGCGAGGACCACGTCAGGGTCGTAGGACTACTGTCCATGTACTACGAATACGTCTCTTCCGGGTTCGCGGATGTGGTGGTAGTCGACGGGACGTGCACGGGAGAAGACGTGATCGAGGCGGTATGCGAGGGCGGATCCAAGCTCGTCGCCACCGTCGGGGCTCGCGTAGCTGACCTACCCGACGTCACCGACTACCCTGTTGAGAAGGCTGTCGAGGTCCTCGTTACCGACGAGGACGCTGTTTACGTGGAGGAACCTCTCAAGGCCGTGGAAATCGCCGCGTGGACGGCTCTTCGAGTCTGTGGATCACGCGATCGGAAGGGATACCCTCGGAAGGTTTTCCGGATCGGCCCACCGACCCGCCTCACGGATGTGGTGATCCGAAACGTAGGTGTTCCGGTAGTTTCAGGCAACATCCCGGGGATAGTCGTCCTAGTGTCCTGTCCCGAGAAGTCCGAGGACGTCGAAGAACCCGCCAAGATCGCCGAGGCCCTCCTAGAGCGCGGATACTTGGTGCTAGTCCCGGGTTGTTTAGCCGTTGCACTGGGCTCATACTTGGACGAAGAAGGTAAGACGTTGTACGAACGGTACCCGAATACGCTCCTCAATACCGGACCCTGTACGTCCACCGCGCATTTGGTCGGGGCCTGCGTCCGCGTGGGTGTGATCTTCGGTAGGCTTCCCATCAGGGGAGAACCCGTACGGGTCGCCGATTACGTACTCAATCGAGTCGGGGCCTGCGTGATAGCCTGGGGAAATGAGTACCCGGAACACTTGGTTTCGGCGGCCTACGGGATCACTCGGTGGGGTATCCCAGTAATACTGGGTCCCGACCCGGAGGCGGGCTCGTTGTTGATCGAGAAGGACCCGAAGATCGTCGACGCTCGTTCGGGAGAGGAAGTAGAGGATCCTACCCCGAGACATCTGAGGTGCGTGGTATCGAATTGGAAGGAGGCGGCTGTCACCGCGGCTCGGCTGTGTATGCGTCCCAACGACACCCCGGAAGGTCGCCAGAACAAGGTCGAATCGTACGTGGAGTTGTACCGGGAGCTTTAC
Above is a window of Methanopyrus sp. SNP6 DNA encoding:
- a CDS encoding carbon monoxide dehydrogenase beta subunit family protein, with protein sequence MSLPKDPTLIYTDKAKVARAPVLKMVFRRANDPLMIVGPKAVEDEEWRELLVKLREEFRMSAVCTAPYEGSDLGRKMGIVEVAALLQWDAPILGVHPDLVVFTGSRTDVTDRVLQGLRHARPDLVKVSLNPEYCPSADYSLPTMKREQFLQELSSLAGV